A window of the Juglans microcarpa x Juglans regia isolate MS1-56 chromosome 5D, Jm3101_v1.0, whole genome shotgun sequence genome harbors these coding sequences:
- the LOC121264092 gene encoding uncharacterized protein LOC121264092, which translates to MTSLSPSSFQLLLNNFSNQRPTVVLVDEFVDALKQFSSCTESLGCVQSSFFKSIHGNMIIWYGAWQKRSCENKELLCNTLITMLNSISSMAILIEHSFIDAYAGESRDSSSAIRFHTGDIISMYAGSAAAASASDIDDLSYACLAVFKSRFPKIEGAAAGVCFRCQGKPKVVCLFLWKSIQLCYTWILSSDQRKPILSYLDRLSADIKYDIFRVVYVSSDSVLKFQSFPPTEILENGGESKKGQVMQN; encoded by the exons ATGACCAGCCTGAGCCCCTCATCTTTTCAGCTACTATTAAACAATTTTTCCAACCAAAG GCCAACAGTTGTTTTGGTCGATGAATTTGTCGACGCTCTAAAGCAATTTTCTTCATGCACTGAGAGTCTTGGCTGCGTACAAAGCTCTTTTTTTAAGAGCATCCATGGAAATATG ATCATATGGTATGGAGCATGGCAGAAGAGATCTTGTGAAAACAAAGAGTTATTATGTAATACCCTT ATCACAATGTTAAACAGTATATCAAGCATGGCTATCTTAATTGAGCATAGCTTCATTGATGCGTACGCTGGAGAGTCGAGAGACAGCTCCTCAGCCATAAGATTTCACACAGGTGACATAATATCCATGTATGCAGGCTCTGCAGCAGCCGCCTCTGCCAGCGACATAGACGACCTTTCATATGCATGCTTAGCAGTATTCAAATCTCGTTTTCCAAAGATCGAAGGTGCTGCAGCCGGAGTTTGCTTTAGATGCCAAGGCAAGCCAAAAGTGGTATGCCTTTTTCTGTGGAAGTCAATCCAACTTTGTTACACATGGATCCTAAGCTCAGATCAGAGAAAGCCTATTCTGTCCTATCTCGATCGGTTATCTGCTGACATCAAGTATGACATCTTTCGGGTTGTCTATGTCAGCAGTGACAGTGTACTAAAGTTTCAGTCTTTCCCTCCTACTGAAATATTAGAAAATGGAGGAGAAAGCAAAAAAGGGCAGGTCATGCAAAATTGA
- the LOC121266050 gene encoding putative hydrolase C777.06c → MANPILAGNGNSPDLGPSSALIFLGTGCSSAVPNARCLIQPSDPPCNICFQALSVPPMQNPNYRCNTSLLIDYCEREGNHSYILIDVGKTFREQVLRWFTLHKIPRVDSIILTHEHADAVLGLDDIRAVQPYSPTNDIDPTPIYLTQHAMESILEKFPYLVQKKLKEGQEVRRVAQLDWKIIENDCEKPFSASGLEVVPLPVMHGEDYICLGFLFGDKCRVAYISDVSRFPPKTEYVISKNGAGQLDILILDTLYKKGSHNTHFCLPQTLEAVKRICPKQALLIGMTHEFDHHKDNEFLMEWSKREGIPVMLARDGLRIPIDL, encoded by the exons CAACGCAAGGTGCCTGATCCAGCCGTCCGATCCCCCCTGCAACATCTGCTTCCAGGCATTGTCGGTCCCACCAATGCAGAATCCTAATTACAG GTGCAACACATCCCTTCTAATTGATTATTGTGAAAGAGAGGGTAATCACAGCTATATATTGATTGATGTTGGGAAGACTTTTAGGGAGCAAGTACTTCGGTGGTTTACCCTCCATAAGATTCCTAGAGTGGATTCT ATTATTTTGACTCATGAACATGCTGATGCAGTTCTTGGTTTGGATGACATACGTGCTGTGCAACCCTATAGTCCTACAAATGATATTGATCCCACTCCCATATACCTAACTCAGCATGCAATGGAAAG CATTTTGGAGAAATTTCCATACTTGGTTCAGAAGAAACTTAAAGAAGGTCAAGAAGTGAGGCGGGTAGCACAGCTTGACTGGAAGATAATAGAGAACGACTGTGAAAAACCTTTTTCTGCATCAGGCCTGGAAGTTGTTCCTTTGCCA GTGATGCATGGAGAAGATTACATATGTTTGGGTTTCCTCTTTGGTGACAAGTGTAGAGTAGCTTATATATCTGATGTTTCACGCTTTCCTCCGAAGACAGAGTATG TTATTTCGAAAAATGGTGCTGGACAGTTGGATATTCTTATATTGGATACATTGTATAAG AAAGGATCCCATAATACCCACTTTTGCTTGCCACAG ACACTTGAAGCTGTGAAGAGGATATGTCCTAAGCAAGCCCTGTTAATTGGAATGACTCATGAGTTTGATCACCACAAGGACAATGAATTTCTGATGGAGTGGTCCAAAAG GGAAGGAATACCTGTGATGCTTGCGCGTGATGGTTTGAGAATCCCTATAGACCTATGA